In Bacillus sp. FJAT-45037, the following are encoded in one genomic region:
- a CDS encoding phospholipase D family protein, producing MEDVTFLQDLTYTRNGDVQLEQEIFDAIEEAIVSAEEFIIFDMFLYNDFYEPELEFPPLSQHMTDVLVEKKKSDPGVEILVLSDEINTTYGSHESKHFEQLQEAGIEVVVVDVTKLRDSNPLYSGIWRTFIQWFGQSGPGWLPNAFSPEAPDVTLRSYLKLFNVKANHRKVVATEQTAIVSSGNPHDASAYHSNIAYQINGSVIDELVYTEHAASRFSGGPVIEDAKARPVQEGEVEVRIITEGKVYDRTLELIDQASEGDEIWLAMFYLSDLDVIDSLIAASARGVDVRLVLDPNENAFGQEKNGLPNRPVAQRLVEDSDAEIRWYDTISEQYHPKTIARISDDRTTVIGGSSNFTSRNLRDYNLETDVWVDAPNDSEFATDVSAYFDRIWSNEDGQFTVHYEEYEDETTWLTRFVYRLQKMTGLTTY from the coding sequence GTGGAGGATGTTACATTCCTTCAAGACTTAACTTACACGAGAAACGGCGATGTACAATTGGAACAAGAGATCTTTGATGCAATAGAAGAAGCGATTGTTTCTGCAGAGGAATTTATCATCTTTGATATGTTTTTATATAATGATTTCTATGAACCAGAGCTTGAATTTCCACCACTAAGTCAACATATGACAGATGTGTTAGTGGAAAAAAAGAAATCTGATCCAGGTGTTGAAATATTGGTATTATCCGATGAAATTAATACAACTTACGGATCGCATGAATCTAAACATTTTGAACAGCTTCAAGAGGCAGGAATTGAGGTTGTGGTCGTTGATGTGACAAAGTTAAGAGATTCTAACCCGCTTTATTCAGGGATTTGGAGAACCTTTATTCAATGGTTTGGACAATCTGGTCCAGGGTGGTTGCCGAATGCATTTAGTCCAGAGGCACCAGATGTTACACTCCGTTCCTACTTGAAATTATTTAATGTGAAAGCGAACCACCGAAAAGTGGTTGCGACTGAGCAAACAGCGATCGTTTCCTCAGGCAACCCACATGATGCTAGCGCGTATCATTCAAATATTGCTTATCAGATAAATGGGTCGGTCATAGATGAATTGGTCTACACCGAACATGCTGCCAGCCGTTTTTCGGGTGGGCCGGTCATCGAAGACGCTAAAGCTCGTCCAGTTCAGGAAGGTGAAGTGGAAGTACGAATCATCACTGAAGGGAAAGTTTACGACCGAACATTAGAATTGATTGATCAAGCAAGTGAAGGTGATGAAATATGGCTAGCAATGTTTTACTTATCTGACTTAGATGTCATCGACTCCTTAATCGCTGCATCCGCACGTGGTGTCGACGTTCGCTTAGTGTTAGACCCTAATGAAAATGCGTTCGGACAGGAAAAAAATGGGTTACCTAATCGTCCTGTAGCCCAAAGATTAGTAGAGGATTCCGATGCAGAAATTAGATGGTATGATACGATTAGTGAACAATACCACCCTAAGACGATTGCAAGAATTAGCGATGATCGAACAACCGTTATTGGAGGGTCTTCTAACTTTACAAGTCGTAATTTACGAGATTACAATCTTGAGACAGATGTTTGGGTAGATGCACCGAACGATTCAGAGTTTGCAACAGATGTATCTGCATATTTTGATCGGATTTGGTCGAATGAAGATGGACAGTTTACAGTCCATTACGAGGAATATGAAGATGAGACAACATGGCTGACAAGGTTTGTTTACCGTCTTCAGAAAATGACGGGATTAACAACATATTAA
- a CDS encoding CvpA family protein — translation MLSFILLLLLLMSFFIGRRRGLVLQVIHLIGFVVSLYVAYSYYQEVASYIQLWIPYPQFSSESTVGMIVNSFNGESVYYSGIAFAMLFFGTKILLHIVGSMLDFVAHLPILRSVNSLFGAIFCFIETYLILFILLFVAALLPVDFVQSQLQGSVVAQSMMNYTPFLSDWIKNLWIQNDLGV, via the coding sequence ATGTTGAGCTTTATTTTATTGTTGCTCTTATTAATGAGCTTTTTTATAGGACGTAGGAGAGGGCTTGTTTTACAAGTCATTCATTTAATTGGATTTGTTGTTTCTTTGTATGTAGCTTATAGCTATTATCAGGAAGTAGCATCTTATATTCAATTATGGATTCCATACCCGCAGTTTTCATCTGAGAGCACAGTAGGGATGATTGTTAATTCATTTAATGGAGAGAGTGTGTATTACTCTGGAATTGCTTTTGCGATGCTATTCTTCGGAACGAAAATCCTTTTGCATATTGTAGGGTCGATGTTGGATTTTGTTGCACATCTACCAATCTTACGTTCAGTTAACAGTTTGTTTGGAGCAATCTTCTGTTTTATAGAGACGTACTTGATTCTCTTCATCTTATTATTTGTTGCGGCGTTGTTACCAGTTGATTTCGTTCAGAGTCAGCTTCAAGGTTCAGTTGTTGCTCAATCAATGATGAACTATACGCCATTTTTATCAGATTGGATTAAGAATTTATGGATTCAAAATGATTTAGGCGTCTAG
- the zapA gene encoding cell division protein ZapA: protein MSKKKGKQRTTVSIYGHNYTVVGQESPAHVQEVALEVDQKMREIKKRNPYLDTTRLAVLTAVNVVDEYKRLLRKLEEDESGSRDSNRMTGDE, encoded by the coding sequence GTGTCTAAGAAAAAAGGAAAGCAACGGACAACTGTTTCAATCTACGGACATAATTATACGGTTGTCGGTCAAGAATCTCCGGCACATGTACAAGAAGTGGCGCTAGAGGTTGACCAAAAAATGAGAGAAATTAAAAAACGGAACCCTTATTTAGATACAACACGTCTAGCTGTCTTAACAGCTGTAAATGTAGTAGATGAGTATAAGAGGCTGCTGCGTAAACTAGAGGAAGATGAATCAGGCAGCAGAGATTCAAATCGTATGACAGGAGACGAATAA
- the pheT gene encoding phenylalanine--tRNA ligase subunit beta codes for MLVSYKWLQDYVDVSNITPKEIAEKMTRGGIEIDLVHELNQGVRDVVVGYVESCEQHPNADKLNVCQVNIGEEELVQIVCGAPNVAAGQHVAVAKVGAVLPGNFKIKKAKLRGEASHGMICSLQELGIESKFVHKDYAEGIYVFADTVEPGSDALAHLNLDDTVLELDLTPNRSDCLNMLGVAYEVAALYGKEVQLPSIDVHTNEEQATDFIKVNVQDAKDNPYYGATIIKDVKIAKSPLWLQNRLMAAGIRPISNVVDITNYVLLEYGQPLHAFDYDRFGSKEVIVRRAKEGEKMVTLDDTERSLNSDHLLITNGTEPMAIAGVMGGATSEVTDETTTILLEAAYFDPATVRKASRELGLRSDSSARFEKGVDPARVKQAAERAAALIAELAGGTIVSGVVEVDQLDQSEQVVTLDLDRMNNRLGTSISTSDAADIFERLQFAFKEEGNQLVITAPTRRGDIQIEEDLFEEVARLYGYDLIPTTLPEGATTQGKLSPYQAKRRRIRRYLESVGLTQAITYSLTSPKKAAGFAVEASTESAVRLAMPMSEDRSTMRTSLIPNLFDVLTYNLNRKNYDLHLYEVGSIFTSEENQLTTQPKEREMVAAAFTGLWLEHPWQAEKKSVDFYVVKGIVEGLFAELGLEEQLSFKQVKRPQLHPGRTAAVLLSGQEVGFIAGVHPTTQKEEDLRETYVFELDLETILTAGESNLVYQALPRFPAITRDIALVIDQEVAAGDLLDVIKSAGGDLLTSVRLFDLYEGKHMEEGKKSLAFSLTYLNPEKTLTDEEVTDVHSNVLAQLQEQTGATLRT; via the coding sequence ATGTTAGTTTCTTATAAATGGTTGCAAGATTACGTAGATGTAAGCAATATCACGCCAAAAGAGATCGCAGAGAAAATGACACGTGGTGGGATCGAAATTGATCTTGTCCATGAGTTAAATCAAGGGGTTCGTGATGTAGTCGTAGGGTATGTTGAGTCATGTGAACAACACCCGAATGCGGATAAATTAAATGTATGTCAAGTCAATATTGGTGAAGAAGAGCTAGTTCAGATTGTTTGCGGAGCGCCAAATGTGGCAGCTGGTCAACATGTCGCTGTAGCGAAGGTAGGAGCTGTCCTTCCTGGAAACTTTAAAATTAAAAAAGCGAAATTACGTGGGGAAGCATCTCACGGAATGATCTGTTCATTGCAAGAGCTTGGGATTGAAAGCAAGTTCGTTCATAAAGATTATGCAGAAGGGATCTATGTCTTTGCTGATACAGTGGAACCTGGTTCTGATGCGTTAGCCCACTTGAATCTTGATGACACGGTATTAGAGCTTGATCTCACACCAAACCGTTCGGACTGTTTAAATATGCTAGGTGTTGCTTATGAAGTCGCTGCTCTATACGGGAAAGAAGTTCAGCTACCTTCTATTGACGTTCACACAAACGAGGAACAGGCAACGGACTTCATCAAGGTCAATGTGCAAGATGCAAAAGATAATCCATATTACGGAGCGACAATCATTAAAGACGTGAAGATTGCCAAGTCACCATTATGGCTTCAAAATCGATTAATGGCTGCCGGTATTCGACCAATTAGTAATGTAGTTGATATCACAAACTACGTTCTACTTGAATATGGACAACCCCTACATGCATTTGACTATGATCGTTTCGGCTCAAAAGAAGTGATTGTTCGTCGTGCTAAAGAAGGCGAAAAAATGGTGACATTAGATGATACAGAGCGTTCGCTAAATAGTGATCACCTTCTAATTACAAATGGAACAGAGCCAATGGCAATCGCAGGTGTGATGGGTGGAGCAACATCCGAAGTAACGGATGAAACAACCACAATTTTACTTGAAGCCGCTTATTTTGACCCAGCAACCGTTCGTAAAGCTTCACGTGAACTTGGATTACGCAGTGATTCAAGTGCTCGTTTTGAAAAAGGAGTCGATCCTGCTCGTGTGAAACAAGCTGCAGAGCGAGCCGCTGCTTTGATTGCCGAACTGGCTGGCGGAACGATTGTTTCGGGAGTCGTTGAAGTCGATCAATTAGATCAAAGCGAGCAAGTGGTGACCCTCGATTTAGATCGAATGAACAATCGACTAGGAACGTCAATCTCGACATCCGATGCAGCAGATATTTTTGAACGTCTTCAGTTTGCTTTTAAAGAAGAGGGAAATCAACTCGTAATTACGGCTCCTACTCGCCGTGGAGATATTCAAATTGAAGAAGACTTGTTTGAAGAAGTGGCACGCTTATATGGATACGATTTGATTCCAACGACGTTACCTGAAGGGGCAACGACGCAAGGGAAACTATCACCATATCAAGCGAAACGTCGTCGCATTCGTCGTTACTTAGAGAGTGTCGGCTTAACGCAAGCAATCACTTATTCATTAACAAGCCCGAAAAAAGCGGCAGGGTTTGCAGTGGAGGCATCAACTGAATCGGCAGTTCGTCTAGCAATGCCTATGAGTGAGGACCGAAGTACAATGCGTACAAGCTTAATTCCAAACTTATTTGACGTGTTGACGTATAACCTTAACCGTAAAAATTATGACCTTCATTTGTATGAGGTTGGTTCGATTTTCACTAGTGAAGAAAATCAATTAACAACTCAACCGAAAGAAAGAGAAATGGTTGCTGCTGCATTTACAGGTCTATGGCTCGAGCATCCGTGGCAAGCGGAGAAGAAGTCGGTTGATTTCTATGTGGTAAAAGGAATTGTCGAAGGATTATTTGCAGAACTTGGATTAGAAGAGCAATTGTCATTTAAGCAAGTGAAACGTCCGCAGTTACATCCGGGTCGTACAGCCGCTGTGTTACTATCTGGGCAAGAGGTTGGGTTTATCGCTGGGGTTCATCCGACGACACAAAAAGAAGAAGATTTACGTGAAACATATGTCTTCGAATTAGATCTTGAAACGATCTTAACAGCTGGAGAATCAAACTTAGTGTATCAAGCGTTGCCAAGGTTCCCTGCCATCACAAGAGACATTGCGTTAGTCATTGATCAAGAGGTAGCGGCGGGAGATCTTTTAGATGTCATTAAATCCGCTGGTGGAGATCTACTAACATCAGTTCGTCTCTTTGATCTATATGAAGGGAAACATATGGAAGAAGGGAAGAAGTCTCTAGCCTTTTCACTCACGTATCTCAATCCTGAAAAAACATTAACTGATGAAGAAGTGACAGACGTTCATTCAAACGTTCTTGCTCAATTACAAGAGCAAACAGGTGCCACTCTTCGCACATAA
- the pheS gene encoding phenylalanine--tRNA ligase subunit alpha, producing MRERLEELRDQALAQVAGSEDVKALQEVRVAYLGKKGPITEVLRGMGKLSAEERPLIGQMANDVRDAIKSEIEKKETALEAAAVEAKLATESIDVTLPGRPVTTGARHPLTAVVEEVEDAFLGLGFQVAEGPEVETDYYNFEALNLPKDHPARDMQDSFYFTEELLLRTHTSPVQARTMEKFEGKGPVKIICPGKVFRRDDDDATHSHQFMQVEGLFVDKQVRMSDLKGVLQAFAQSFFGPDRSIRLRPSFFPFTEPSVEVDVSCGMCGGQGCRVCKHTGWIEVLGAGMIHPRVLEMSGFDPEVYSGFAFGMGVERLAMLKYDIDDIRHFYTNDVRFLAQFKQV from the coding sequence ATGCGTGAGCGTTTAGAAGAATTACGAGACCAAGCATTGGCGCAAGTAGCTGGGTCAGAAGATGTCAAAGCATTACAAGAAGTACGGGTGGCTTATTTAGGAAAAAAGGGGCCAATTACTGAAGTGTTGCGAGGGATGGGAAAGCTTTCGGCCGAAGAGAGACCGTTAATTGGGCAGATGGCTAACGATGTACGCGATGCGATAAAGTCAGAAATCGAAAAAAAAGAAACAGCTCTTGAAGCGGCAGCAGTGGAAGCAAAGCTAGCAACGGAAAGCATTGATGTGACTCTACCAGGTCGCCCGGTGACAACTGGTGCTCGCCATCCTCTAACAGCTGTAGTCGAAGAAGTAGAAGATGCCTTTTTAGGGTTAGGTTTCCAAGTGGCTGAAGGGCCAGAAGTAGAGACAGATTACTATAATTTTGAAGCGCTAAATTTACCTAAAGATCATCCAGCTCGTGATATGCAAGATTCCTTCTACTTCACAGAAGAACTATTGCTTCGTACACACACATCACCGGTACAAGCACGAACGATGGAGAAATTTGAAGGCAAGGGTCCTGTGAAGATTATTTGCCCAGGTAAAGTGTTCCGTCGTGATGATGATGATGCAACACATTCTCATCAATTCATGCAAGTGGAAGGGTTATTTGTTGATAAACAAGTACGAATGAGCGATTTAAAAGGGGTCTTACAAGCTTTCGCTCAGTCATTTTTCGGACCGGACCGCAGCATTCGTCTGCGTCCAAGCTTCTTCCCATTCACAGAACCATCTGTAGAAGTTGATGTATCATGTGGAATGTGTGGCGGTCAAGGATGTCGCGTGTGTAAACACACAGGTTGGATTGAAGTACTAGGAGCAGGTATGATCCATCCACGAGTGCTTGAAATGAGTGGATTTGATCCAGAAGTTTATAGTGGATTTGCATTCGGCATGGGTGTAGAACGTTTAGCGATGCTGAAATATGACATTGATGATATTCGTCATTTCTATACAAATGATGTACGCTTTTTAGCTCAATTCAAACAAGTGTAA
- the polX gene encoding DNA polymerase/3'-5' exonuclease PolX, translating into MNKKEVIKTLESIAIYLEIKGENPFKISAYRKAAQALESDERTLDEIDDPVSLSGIGKGTAEVINELIETGQSTVLTELSEQIPTGLLPLLKVQGLGGKKIGKLYQELGVVDATTLKEACEQEKVQALSGFGKKTEEKILVALEEAMTRPERLALPLVIPVAEWVEQKLSKMDGVQRYSRAGSLRRLRETVKDLDFIIATTDPSTVRDQLVALADEGKVIASGETKVSIEVEQEFPISIDFRLVKPDEFATTLHHFTGSKNHNVKMRQLAKKRGEKISEYGVEVVETGKVKTFKDEKEFFAHFDLAYIPPESREDQGEVEYYKEHTDHVDTQDICGDLHMHTTWSDGAHSIEEMVEAARAKGYEYIAITDHSKYLKVANGLSVERLKAQHEKIRELNKQFDDFTIFTGIEMDILPDGTLDYDDEVLQEVDFVIASIHSSFTQKQEVIMERLKTALDSHHVDLIAHPTGRVLGRRKGYNVDVEALIDLAKETDTALELNANLNRLDLSAEWLKKAAEKDVLISVNTDAHHVDGLQDMDYGVAQARRAMLKKDRLLNTWSRKQVQAFLDRHK; encoded by the coding sequence ATGAATAAGAAAGAGGTAATAAAAACACTTGAATCGATTGCGATATATCTTGAAATTAAAGGAGAGAATCCTTTTAAAATATCTGCTTATAGAAAAGCCGCTCAAGCTTTAGAGTCAGATGAGCGTACATTAGATGAAATTGATGATCCAGTCAGTTTATCAGGAATTGGCAAAGGAACAGCAGAAGTCATTAATGAATTAATAGAGACTGGTCAATCGACAGTACTGACGGAGTTAAGCGAACAAATACCAACTGGGTTATTACCATTGTTAAAAGTACAAGGACTAGGTGGCAAGAAAATCGGTAAATTGTACCAAGAGCTTGGAGTTGTCGATGCAACGACCCTTAAAGAGGCTTGCGAACAAGAGAAGGTTCAAGCGTTATCTGGATTTGGTAAGAAAACAGAAGAGAAGATTCTCGTTGCTTTAGAAGAGGCGATGACACGACCAGAAAGATTGGCGCTGCCGCTAGTTATACCCGTTGCCGAGTGGGTAGAACAGAAGCTCAGTAAGATGGATGGTGTACAACGGTACTCACGAGCAGGAAGCCTGCGTAGGTTACGTGAAACAGTGAAAGACCTTGACTTCATTATTGCAACGACGGATCCAAGTACTGTACGTGATCAACTGGTAGCTCTTGCAGATGAAGGAAAGGTCATTGCTAGTGGAGAAACAAAAGTGTCCATTGAGGTGGAACAAGAATTTCCAATCTCGATTGATTTTAGACTAGTAAAGCCAGATGAATTTGCGACTACCTTGCATCATTTTACGGGATCGAAAAACCACAACGTGAAAATGCGCCAATTGGCTAAAAAACGTGGTGAAAAGATTAGTGAGTACGGTGTTGAAGTTGTAGAGACAGGGAAAGTAAAAACATTTAAGGACGAAAAGGAATTTTTCGCTCACTTTGATCTTGCCTATATTCCACCAGAATCACGTGAAGACCAGGGTGAGGTCGAGTATTACAAAGAACATACAGATCATGTCGATACCCAAGATATTTGTGGAGACTTACACATGCACACAACGTGGAGTGACGGAGCTCATTCGATTGAGGAAATGGTAGAAGCAGCAAGGGCTAAAGGGTATGAGTATATAGCCATAACAGATCATTCCAAATATTTAAAAGTTGCAAATGGGTTATCAGTTGAGCGGTTAAAGGCTCAGCATGAAAAAATTCGTGAGTTAAACAAGCAATTTGATGACTTTACTATTTTTACAGGGATTGAGATGGATATTTTACCAGATGGAACGCTTGATTATGACGATGAGGTTTTGCAAGAAGTTGATTTTGTCATTGCTTCGATACACTCCTCATTCACTCAAAAACAAGAAGTGATTATGGAGCGCTTAAAAACAGCACTTGATAGTCATCATGTCGATCTTATCGCTCACCCAACTGGTCGGGTACTCGGAAGAAGAAAAGGGTATAATGTCGACGTTGAGGCGTTAATAGATCTTGCAAAAGAGACAGATACGGCACTGGAATTAAATGCAAACCTTAATCGATTAGATCTCTCAGCAGAATGGTTAAAAAAAGCAGCTGAAAAAGACGTGCTTATTTCTGTGAATACGGATGCTCATCATGTCGATGGGTTACAAGACATGGACTATGGTGTCGCCCAAGCGAGAAGAGCCATGTTAAAAAAAGATCGTCTTTTAAACACGTGGTCGAGAAAACAAGTACAAGCATTTTTAGATCGGCATAAATAA